In Alkalihalobacterium alkalinitrilicum, a genomic segment contains:
- a CDS encoding NAD-dependent succinate-semialdehyde dehydrogenase gives MEHYSIYINGQWLGENFEKIEVSNPATNEIIATVPKGGANEAKQAVDAAYDAFHEWSKYSAYERAELIRKWYDLINENKEEIAKMMTAEQGKPLKEALGEMTYANGFLSWYAEEAKRIYGETIPATQRNKRLFVQKQPVGVVAAITPWNFPAAMITRKVAPALAAGCTVVVKPAEQTPITAIKMAELADKAGIPKGVINVVTGDPKAIGKVWLEDDRVRKLTFTGSTEVGKLLMRGAADTVKKVSLELGGHAPVIVLDDADLDKTVKGVIEAKFRNAGQTCICLNRVYVHESIYETFLEKLIPKVKELKVGNGFDEGVDIGPLIEQNAVEKVQNHIEDAVKLGAKIEIGGKIKDGLYFEPTVLSNIDDDMLCMCEETFGPLAPVTSFKSEEEVIKRANNSIFGLAAYVFTENISRGIRITEALEYGIIGLNDGLPSTPQAPFGGFKQSGIGREGGHYGLEEYLEVKYISLGL, from the coding sequence ATGGAACATTATTCCATATACATCAATGGTCAATGGTTGGGAGAAAACTTTGAAAAAATAGAAGTTTCCAATCCTGCAACAAATGAAATTATTGCCACTGTTCCTAAAGGTGGTGCAAATGAAGCAAAGCAAGCTGTAGATGCAGCCTATGATGCATTTCATGAGTGGTCCAAATATTCAGCTTACGAACGGGCCGAACTTATTCGAAAATGGTACGACCTGATTAACGAAAATAAAGAAGAAATAGCAAAAATGATGACTGCTGAACAAGGAAAGCCATTAAAAGAAGCACTGGGTGAAATGACTTATGCAAATGGTTTCCTCTCGTGGTATGCAGAAGAGGCCAAGAGAATATATGGAGAAACGATCCCAGCGACCCAACGAAACAAGCGTCTTTTTGTGCAGAAGCAACCAGTTGGTGTTGTTGCAGCTATTACACCATGGAACTTTCCAGCGGCAATGATCACCCGTAAAGTAGCGCCAGCTCTAGCTGCAGGGTGTACAGTTGTTGTCAAACCAGCTGAACAAACTCCAATAACCGCGATCAAAATGGCAGAGCTTGCCGATAAAGCAGGTATACCAAAAGGGGTGATCAATGTAGTAACTGGTGACCCCAAAGCTATTGGTAAGGTTTGGTTAGAAGATGACCGTGTTCGTAAGTTAACATTCACTGGCTCTACTGAAGTTGGAAAATTATTAATGCGAGGCGCTGCTGATACGGTTAAAAAGGTATCTCTAGAGCTTGGTGGTCATGCTCCTGTCATCGTCCTGGATGATGCAGATCTTGATAAAACAGTAAAAGGCGTCATTGAAGCAAAATTTCGTAATGCTGGTCAAACATGCATCTGTTTAAATCGCGTTTACGTTCATGAATCAATTTATGAGACGTTTCTTGAAAAGCTTATTCCGAAAGTAAAGGAACTAAAAGTAGGCAATGGATTTGATGAAGGTGTAGATATCGGTCCTCTTATAGAACAAAACGCAGTTGAAAAAGTACAAAATCATATTGAAGACGCAGTCAAATTAGGGGCAAAAATTGAAATTGGTGGGAAGATAAAAGACGGATTATATTTTGAACCGACTGTATTATCGAACATTGATGATGATATGTTGTGTATGTGTGAAGAAACATTTGGGCCATTAGCACCTGTAACATCTTTTAAATCTGAAGAAGAAGTTATAAAGCGTGCAAATAATTCCATCTTTGGACTTGCAGCTTATGTATTTACTGAAAATATTTCTCGTGGAATACGTATTACTGAAGCACTTGAATATGGAATTATTGGATTAAATGATGGACTACCATCTACTCCTCAAGCTCCATTTGGCGGATTTAAACAAAGTGGTATTGGACGTGAAGGGGGCCATTACGGGCTTGAAGAGTATTTGGAAGTAAAGTATATCTCACTAGGGTTATAA
- a CDS encoding NAD(P)H-binding protein, with the protein MKGKSALIAGATGLVGNELLHFLLNGNEYERVIAIVRKPLEIEHPKLKEVVCNFDKLEEIESYFEVDDVFCCLGTTIKKAKSKEAMYKVDVEYPLAIAKLAKEQQVNHFLLVSSMNANPKSALWYSKIKGILEEELKKIPFEKISIFRPSLLLGNRKEFRMAENIAGKVFRGLSVLFKGPWKSRLAIEGKTVAQAMYEVAQSNSTGVKTYSAQSMEGIKDAKKG; encoded by the coding sequence ATGAAAGGAAAATCAGCATTAATCGCAGGTGCAACTGGTTTAGTAGGGAATGAGTTGCTTCATTTTTTGTTAAATGGAAATGAATATGAGAGGGTAATTGCGATTGTGAGAAAACCTCTTGAAATAGAACATCCAAAGCTTAAAGAAGTCGTTTGCAATTTTGATAAACTGGAAGAGATTGAAAGCTACTTTGAGGTTGATGATGTGTTTTGCTGCTTAGGGACAACGATTAAAAAAGCCAAATCAAAAGAAGCGATGTACAAAGTTGACGTGGAATATCCATTAGCAATCGCCAAATTAGCGAAAGAACAACAGGTCAACCATTTCCTCCTCGTTAGTTCAATGAATGCAAATCCGAAATCAGCTCTATGGTATTCGAAAATAAAAGGAATTCTAGAAGAGGAATTAAAAAAAATTCCATTTGAAAAGATCTCCATTTTTCGCCCATCACTTTTACTTGGAAATCGTAAAGAGTTTAGAATGGCGGAGAATATCGCTGGGAAAGTTTTCCGTGGGTTGTCTGTTTTGTTTAAAGGTCCATGGAAAAGCCGCTTAGCAATTGAAGGAAAAACGGTAGCGCAAGCGATGTACGAAGTAGCACAATCGAATTCTACAGGCGTAAAAACTTACTCTGCCCAATCGATGGAAGGTATAAAAGACGCGAAAAAAGGTTAA
- a CDS encoding cell wall hydrolase: MVNLLTTLLLLTGAEVPEEQLPKLHEERLVYTIEKESEEVKVHAVRASLTVEEKELLERLVTAEAQNEPFEGKVAVAEVVLNRMENEQFPDELEDVVFQENQFCPVENGTINKKPTEKAKKAVEEAIKGTDEANGALYFYNDNIIKTSWLQSRKTTTRIGQHVFKQ, encoded by the coding sequence ATGGTTAATTTACTTACAACATTGTTGTTATTAACAGGAGCAGAAGTACCAGAAGAACAATTGCCGAAGTTACACGAGGAACGTCTCGTTTATACAATAGAAAAAGAGAGTGAAGAAGTGAAAGTACATGCAGTACGAGCTTCACTAACTGTTGAAGAAAAGGAACTTCTCGAACGACTGGTAACAGCAGAAGCACAAAATGAACCGTTTGAAGGAAAAGTTGCTGTTGCAGAAGTTGTTTTGAATAGAATGGAAAACGAGCAATTTCCTGACGAATTAGAAGATGTTGTCTTCCAGGAAAATCAGTTCTGTCCAGTTGAAAATGGTACAATTAATAAAAAACCTACTGAAAAGGCAAAGAAAGCTGTGGAAGAAGCTATAAAAGGAACAGATGAAGCGAATGGTGCATTGTATTTTTACAATGACAATATTATTAAGACCAGTTGGTTGCAAAGTAGGAAAACGACAACTAGGATTGGACAACATGTTTTTAAGCAATAA
- a CDS encoding MATE family efflux transporter, which translates to MKVAATSLEIKNDHKFSHREYLILAIPLIISGISTPILGAVDTAVVGRIPDPASIGGVAIGAVIFNTMYWLLGFLRVSTSGFTAQADGANNQKEMILSFLRPMIIAIVFGLFFIILQKPILHIALALIGGSEAVSSFAASYFSIRIWGAPFALLGYVMVGWLIGMGKVRLALVTQILLNVLNIMLDIVFVLGFGMGVTGVAYATIISEISAVLFGAWIIYRTQKVNLTTIKLDMLIASNPLIKMMKVNRDLFLRTVCLLTMTVIFTASGASMGEVTLAANAILLQIHYIMAYLIAGFANASSIVVGRAIGGENRLLYKRAFSLSAQWGFISAFLLSLTILLFGDYVVGWFTIITEVRITASEFLIWMMVYPIVGFWSLQLEGIFSGATEVGPVRDSIVLALVVFLGALWWFVPMFHNHGVWLAFVLFSLGRSFFLWLFVPKLTRIKFS; encoded by the coding sequence ATGAAGGTAGCGGCAACTTCCTTAGAAATAAAGAACGACCATAAGTTCAGTCACCGTGAGTATTTAATACTAGCGATACCACTTATTATTTCAGGAATCTCAACTCCAATATTAGGTGCGGTCGATACAGCAGTTGTTGGACGAATTCCTGACCCTGCTTCGATTGGTGGAGTAGCAATTGGAGCGGTTATTTTTAATACTATGTATTGGCTTCTTGGATTTCTTCGAGTGAGTACGAGTGGGTTTACTGCACAAGCAGATGGAGCGAATAATCAAAAAGAAATGATCTTATCGTTTTTACGACCGATGATTATCGCAATCGTTTTTGGCTTGTTTTTCATAATATTACAAAAGCCTATATTACATATTGCCTTAGCTTTAATCGGTGGGAGTGAAGCGGTATCATCCTTTGCTGCAAGCTATTTTTCAATACGAATATGGGGTGCGCCATTTGCACTATTGGGTTATGTAATGGTTGGATGGCTCATCGGAATGGGGAAAGTCCGTTTAGCTTTAGTGACACAAATTTTATTGAATGTACTCAATATCATGTTAGATATTGTGTTTGTCCTTGGGTTTGGCATGGGAGTTACTGGGGTTGCTTATGCGACAATTATATCTGAAATCAGTGCGGTTTTATTTGGAGCATGGATTATTTATCGTACACAAAAAGTAAATCTAACGACGATTAAATTAGACATGTTAATCGCGTCTAATCCGTTAATTAAAATGATGAAAGTCAATCGGGATTTATTCTTACGGACCGTTTGTTTACTAACGATGACCGTGATTTTTACTGCTAGTGGTGCTAGTATGGGGGAAGTTACATTAGCAGCAAATGCGATCCTCCTACAAATTCATTATATTATGGCTTATTTGATCGCAGGGTTTGCCAATGCTTCGAGTATTGTTGTCGGAAGAGCGATCGGTGGAGAAAATCGATTACTTTATAAGCGTGCATTTTCCCTTTCAGCACAATGGGGCTTTATTTCCGCCTTCCTTTTATCATTAACCATACTATTATTCGGTGATTATGTGGTCGGATGGTTTACAATCATTACAGAAGTGAGAATAACTGCGAGTGAATTCTTAATCTGGATGATGGTTTATCCGATTGTTGGATTTTGGAGCTTGCAATTAGAAGGTATATTTTCAGGAGCCACTGAAGTTGGGCCCGTTCGGGATTCTATAGTTTTAGCCCTAGTCGTATTTTTAGGTGCACTTTGGTGGTTTGTACCAATGTTTCATAATCATGGAGTATGGCTAGCTTTTGTATTATTTAGCCTAGGCCGATCTTTCTTTTTATGGTTATTTGTACCGAAATTGACTCGCATCAAATTTAGTTAA
- a CDS encoding MotA/TolQ/ExbB proton channel family protein → MVEAILKLFVSEQQAQSILANPLIELIFMVLFFTFVVAVLLHFILYSKLRRIRNFIQDTNSLDITPLNRFQEEFEHKNNEDAVKVETFVQKKFSSWRVFNVPVVNLIKMIQMTVSVFILIGVLGTFIGLAMSLGSIDATGDQLVENVALVLAGIDVAFYTSIVGMGLSLVMTVVTRVVNTEYLLTDIMLKTESLLDEKEQDPMSRLIDVSEKINSSIVELRETNQESLQNIVQSFQGFQEYTTGLKQSAKDLAKFNEGLTQNLKDFAVIFNSMRELTSGFDKGVTKLNKNFDQLFNYFYKMDQRNEKMTSAFTETYKKIDELSTAQMETMTQFQNQVVDLKDYFSSVADRQEAIHSAFERMNVQSETLVNTMRDHNQQFERIFGQDVSSKLSGIHTNLNQLRNEFHSLGHSIGRLPNALDAINKAQGDYKNLLSYRFDELKQFHHEFHNHIKANAGNTQTLEKYVSEMSRSTEQTNMQNQQLLNEMNRTLGQMSETFKQRENQIDTSVTVLKDALSRYVVNVEGSIGDKLEKVSRNFNDYVVDINDAIKKEFKQIGEITEDTHQRNSRLLQQALHELSQEFQQLNRQLQSFSQEANKQNYRVRVGSND, encoded by the coding sequence ATGGTTGAAGCTATTCTAAAATTGTTTGTAAGCGAACAGCAAGCTCAATCAATTTTAGCCAATCCATTGATTGAATTAATTTTCATGGTGTTGTTTTTCACATTTGTTGTCGCCGTTCTGCTTCATTTTATCCTTTATAGTAAATTAAGAAGAATTCGTAACTTTATTCAAGATACGAATTCATTGGATATTACGCCACTAAATCGGTTTCAAGAGGAGTTTGAACATAAGAATAATGAGGATGCGGTGAAAGTCGAGACGTTTGTGCAAAAGAAATTCTCGAGTTGGCGAGTATTTAATGTGCCAGTGGTTAATCTCATTAAAATGATTCAGATGACGGTCTCCGTTTTTATTTTGATTGGTGTATTGGGGACATTTATCGGACTGGCAATGTCACTCGGAAGCATTGATGCTACAGGGGATCAGCTCGTCGAGAATGTCGCCTTAGTCCTAGCGGGTATTGATGTAGCGTTCTATACGAGTATTGTCGGGATGGGATTATCGCTAGTAATGACGGTCGTTACGCGTGTAGTGAATACCGAATATTTATTAACCGATATTATGCTAAAAACGGAATCCTTATTAGACGAAAAAGAACAAGATCCGATGTCACGCCTGATTGATGTATCAGAAAAGATTAATTCTTCCATCGTAGAACTTCGTGAAACGAATCAAGAGTCACTCCAAAATATTGTCCAATCGTTTCAAGGGTTTCAAGAATACACGACTGGATTGAAGCAATCGGCCAAAGATTTAGCAAAGTTTAATGAAGGGTTAACACAAAACTTAAAGGATTTCGCTGTCATTTTTAATTCAATGCGCGAGTTAACAAGTGGCTTTGATAAAGGAGTTACAAAGCTCAATAAGAATTTTGATCAATTGTTTAATTACTTTTATAAAATGGATCAACGAAATGAAAAGATGACGAGTGCATTTACCGAGACGTATAAGAAAATTGATGAACTCTCCACGGCTCAAATGGAAACAATGACGCAATTTCAAAATCAAGTTGTTGATTTAAAGGACTATTTTTCTTCAGTTGCGGATCGTCAGGAAGCGATCCATTCAGCTTTTGAAAGGATGAATGTTCAGAGTGAAACTTTGGTCAACACGATGAGAGATCATAATCAGCAGTTTGAGCGAATTTTTGGTCAAGACGTGAGTTCGAAGCTATCAGGCATTCACACAAACTTAAATCAGTTACGAAATGAGTTTCATTCACTTGGTCATTCGATCGGACGACTTCCTAATGCGTTAGATGCGATAAATAAGGCACAAGGTGATTATAAAAATCTTCTATCATACCGATTTGACGAATTAAAGCAATTTCATCATGAATTTCACAATCATATTAAAGCCAATGCAGGAAATACGCAAACATTAGAAAAATACGTTAGCGAAATGTCGCGTTCAACAGAGCAAACGAATATGCAAAACCAACAATTATTGAATGAAATGAACCGCACCTTGGGACAAATGTCAGAGACATTTAAACAAAGAGAAAATCAGATCGATACCAGTGTTACTGTTCTAAAGGATGCTCTTTCTCGCTATGTCGTTAATGTAGAAGGATCAATAGGTGATAAGTTAGAAAAAGTCAGCCGAAATTTCAATGACTATGTTGTAGATATTAATGATGCAATTAAAAAAGAGTTTAAACAAATTGGCGAAATAACAGAAGATACGCATCAACGTAATTCCCGCCTATTGCAACAAGCTCTTCATGAATTAAGCCAAGAATTTCAACAATTAAATCGTCAGCTTCAGTCTTTCTCGCAAGAAGCGAATAAACAAAATTACCGAGTAAGGGTTGGAAGCAATGATTAA
- the ilvD gene encoding dihydroxy-acid dehydratase translates to MNSDSPKSRSSVFNDINKAPNRAMIRAMGITDEDFNKPFVGIASTWSEVTPCNMHIDELARKAKEGTLNGGGTPFIFNTITVSDGISMGTEGIRFSLPSREVIADSIETVMGAQSYDGVVAIGGCDKNMPGCMIAIGRLNLPAVFVYGGTIRAGKVDGKDIDIVSAFEAVGKYNNGDIDREQLHKVECHACPGAGSCGGMYTANTMASAIEAMGMSLPGSSSNPAETKEKLQDCIDAGKAVMNLLSKGITPKDIMTKKAFENAITVVMALGGSTNAVLHLLALAHTIDVELELDDFERIRKKVPHIADLKPSGKYVMEDLSLIGGVPGVMKLLLDKGLLHGDCLTVTGQTIEENLKEIVPLKEGQEIISFENPKRETGPLVVLRGNLAPEGALAKMSGLKIKEITGPARVFDTEKDATDAVLNNKINPGDVIVIRYVGPKGGPGMAEMLSITAIVVGKGLGEKVGLITDGRFSGGTHGLVVGHISPEAQVGGPIGLIQEGDLITINSETQELTVNVSPEKFAERAKDWTPPEQNLKGYLSKYARLVSSASKGAITD, encoded by the coding sequence TTGAATAGTGATTCACCAAAAAGTCGAAGTTCTGTTTTCAATGATATAAACAAGGCACCAAATCGTGCAATGATACGGGCAATGGGAATTACAGATGAAGATTTCAATAAGCCCTTTGTCGGGATTGCAAGCACATGGAGTGAGGTTACACCGTGTAATATGCATATCGATGAGTTAGCTAGAAAAGCTAAAGAAGGTACTTTAAATGGTGGTGGTACTCCTTTTATATTTAATACAATTACTGTTTCTGATGGTATTTCAATGGGAACGGAAGGAATTCGTTTTTCATTGCCAAGCCGTGAAGTGATTGCAGATTCAATTGAAACGGTTATGGGGGCACAAAGTTACGATGGAGTTGTTGCAATCGGTGGTTGCGATAAAAATATGCCAGGATGTATGATTGCTATCGGTCGATTAAATCTACCAGCTGTTTTTGTTTATGGAGGGACAATCCGAGCAGGAAAAGTAGATGGAAAAGACATCGATATTGTGTCAGCTTTTGAAGCCGTAGGCAAATACAATAATGGAGATATCGACCGTGAACAACTTCATAAGGTGGAATGTCATGCGTGTCCAGGAGCTGGATCCTGTGGAGGAATGTATACTGCCAATACTATGGCATCAGCTATCGAAGCGATGGGGATGAGTTTGCCTGGAAGTTCATCCAACCCAGCAGAAACCAAAGAAAAATTACAAGATTGTATAGATGCAGGAAAAGCAGTTATGAATCTGTTATCTAAAGGAATTACGCCTAAGGATATTATGACGAAAAAGGCGTTTGAGAATGCAATCACTGTTGTTATGGCACTTGGAGGTTCTACAAATGCAGTGCTTCATTTACTAGCATTAGCTCATACTATCGATGTTGAGCTTGAATTAGATGATTTTGAACGAATCCGCAAAAAAGTTCCTCATATTGCTGACCTTAAACCAAGTGGTAAATATGTCATGGAAGATCTATCTTTAATCGGTGGTGTACCAGGTGTTATGAAGTTACTTCTTGATAAAGGACTTCTCCATGGGGATTGTTTAACAGTAACAGGTCAAACAATTGAAGAAAACCTCAAAGAAATTGTACCTTTAAAAGAAGGTCAAGAAATTATTTCCTTTGAAAATCCGAAACGTGAAACAGGACCTCTAGTCGTCTTAAGAGGGAACTTAGCTCCAGAGGGTGCATTAGCCAAGATGTCTGGGTTAAAAATAAAAGAAATAACAGGACCAGCACGTGTTTTTGATACGGAGAAAGATGCTACAGATGCTGTCTTAAATAATAAGATTAATCCAGGGGATGTTATTGTCATTCGATATGTTGGTCCAAAGGGTGGACCTGGAATGGCTGAGATGTTATCTATTACAGCAATTGTGGTAGGAAAAGGTCTAGGAGAAAAAGTTGGCTTAATTACCGATGGTCGGTTCTCTGGGGGTACACATGGGTTAGTAGTTGGACACATCTCTCCTGAAGCACAAGTTGGTGGTCCAATTGGATTAATTCAAGAAGGAGATTTAATTACTATAAATAGCGAAACACAAGAGCTGACAGTTAATGTTTCACCAGAAAAATTTGCTGAAAGAGCAAAGGATTGGACTCCGCCTGAACAAAATTTAAAAGGGTATTTGTCTAAATACGCTCGTTTAGTCTCATCGGCATCAAAAGGAGCAATAACAGATTAA
- a CDS encoding iron-containing alcohol dehydrogenase: MNIATFKIANKLITGEGATKQLYGEAKCLNMKNPLIVTDEILQKIGVVDQVQSILKDISVGIYTGVKPEPEIALVEECTSTFHDGQHDGLIAVGGGSAIDIAKSVSAFASHKGRINELFGTDLVLEKGIPIIAIPTTAGTGSEVTNIAILSDKEEQLKKGIVSDYILPDVAIVAPEMTLTMPKSVTAASGIDALVHAIEAYISVNASPITDALALGAMKLIAKNLPKAYANPNHLKAREYMATGSLMAGMAFGNAGVAAVHALAYPLGGRFNIAHGISNALLLPYVMEWNKISTVERFRDIAEALGEKVTGLTDFEAADRAVEAMRRLCDEVDIPKGMRSFNIPEEAIPSMAEDASKIDRLLKNNPRVFSVDEIEQIYRAAY, from the coding sequence ATGAACATAGCAACATTTAAAATTGCAAACAAATTAATTACTGGGGAGGGAGCAACCAAACAACTGTATGGTGAAGCGAAATGTTTGAATATGAAGAATCCTTTAATTGTTACTGATGAAATACTTCAAAAAATTGGTGTAGTTGATCAAGTTCAATCGATTTTAAAAGATATTTCCGTGGGCATTTATACAGGGGTTAAACCTGAACCTGAGATTGCTCTAGTTGAAGAATGTACATCGACATTTCACGATGGACAACACGATGGACTCATTGCGGTAGGAGGTGGAAGTGCAATTGATATTGCTAAAAGTGTTTCAGCTTTTGCCTCACATAAAGGTCGTATTAATGAATTATTCGGTACAGATTTAGTGCTAGAAAAAGGGATTCCAATCATCGCGATCCCGACAACAGCAGGTACAGGATCTGAAGTAACGAACATCGCAATTCTTTCAGATAAAGAGGAACAGTTAAAAAAAGGAATTGTTAGTGATTATATTCTTCCAGATGTAGCGATTGTAGCTCCAGAAATGACACTCACAATGCCCAAGTCAGTTACTGCCGCAAGCGGTATTGATGCACTAGTGCATGCAATCGAAGCGTACATTTCAGTGAACGCATCCCCAATAACTGATGCGCTTGCATTAGGGGCAATGAAATTAATAGCGAAAAACCTCCCGAAAGCTTATGCCAATCCGAATCATTTGAAAGCTCGAGAGTATATGGCAACTGGCAGCTTGATGGCTGGAATGGCTTTCGGAAATGCGGGTGTAGCAGCGGTTCATGCCCTGGCATATCCACTTGGTGGACGCTTCAATATTGCTCACGGTATTAGTAATGCCCTATTACTGCCCTATGTGATGGAGTGGAATAAAATAAGTACCGTTGAACGATTCCGTGACATTGCAGAAGCATTAGGAGAAAAAGTTACGGGACTAACAGATTTTGAAGCAGCAGACCGTGCAGTTGAAGCGATGCGCCGATTATGTGATGAAGTTGATATCCCAAAAGGAATGCGTTCGTTTAATATTCCAGAAGAAGCAATTCCTTCTATGGCAGAAGATGCGAGTAAAATTGACCGTCTTTTAAAAAATAATCCGAGAGTTTTCTCTGTTGATGAAATAGAACAGATTTATAGAGCGGCTTACTAA
- a CDS encoding OmpA family protein translates to MINKYKKLFKGEQEEGHFWPSFTDLLTAILLCFILIFIIMMVIKSFQIEEMKRTIDQIMGVRVNLIQDLNEEFSDSSLNIEIDEKTGALIFNTDILFEFDAAVLKPEAFTFLDEFVPAYLDVLLASGYEDYISEIIIEGHADRHGSYLYNLELSQQRAFSVAEYILSEDFPYKNIQEHLQNKLTVNGRSYTVGRTDENGNYSNQASRRVEFKFRLKDEEILERTRELLGGTTQ, encoded by the coding sequence ATGATTAATAAATATAAGAAACTATTTAAAGGAGAACAGGAGGAAGGTCATTTTTGGCCCTCATTTACGGATTTACTCACGGCGATTTTATTATGTTTCATCCTTATTTTTATTATCATGATGGTGATTAAGTCGTTCCAAATTGAAGAGATGAAGAGAACCATTGATCAAATCATGGGAGTACGAGTCAATTTAATCCAAGATTTAAATGAAGAATTTAGTGACTCTTCTCTCAATATTGAAATAGATGAGAAAACGGGTGCGCTCATTTTTAATACGGATATATTATTTGAATTTGATGCAGCAGTACTAAAGCCTGAAGCATTTACCTTTTTAGATGAGTTTGTTCCTGCTTACTTAGATGTGCTGTTAGCCAGTGGATATGAAGATTATATTTCTGAAATTATTATCGAAGGGCACGCCGACCGACACGGGAGTTATTTGTATAATTTAGAGCTTTCACAACAAAGAGCGTTTAGTGTTGCAGAGTATATCTTAAGTGAAGATTTCCCATATAAAAACATTCAAGAGCATTTACAGAATAAACTAACAGTTAATGGAAGGTCCTATACCGTAGGCCGCACCGATGAAAATGGTAACTACAGTAACCAAGCGTCACGCCGTGTTGAATTCAAGTTTCGCTTAAAAGATGAAGAGATTTTAGAGAGAACTAGAGAGTTATTAGGGGGAACTACACAGTGA
- a CDS encoding SurA N-terminal domain-containing protein, with protein MRKKWILSLLLAGFITVFAACGNADDAAENNDLQEEATPVAGDSAELPPMPEPDLEGIPDVVAMVNGKEILKEEFKTTYLGYFTQIAMEAQMYGEEVDQEQLKTQIIESMIGQELLIQEAGKAGLEASDEEISQSLDELVAQYGLESQEEFLTAMHEQGLDEEEVRSELAMQVKIDKLIISESGGIEPTEDELKEYYDQILAQIGQMGDEDAEIPTFDEIKSDIKEQVKTQKVSEAAQVIVGKLREESEVTVHL; from the coding sequence ATGAGAAAAAAATGGATACTAAGTTTACTACTTGCAGGATTTATTACAGTATTTGCTGCATGCGGAAATGCAGATGATGCCGCAGAAAATAATGATCTTCAGGAAGAGGCTACTCCAGTTGCTGGAGATAGTGCTGAGCTACCGCCAATGCCCGAGCCAGACTTGGAAGGTATTCCTGATGTAGTTGCAATGGTTAATGGTAAAGAGATTTTGAAAGAAGAATTTAAAACGACGTATTTAGGTTACTTTACGCAAATCGCAATGGAAGCGCAAATGTATGGGGAAGAAGTTGATCAAGAACAACTAAAAACTCAGATCATAGAAAGTATGATTGGACAAGAACTACTCATTCAAGAAGCAGGAAAAGCTGGTTTGGAAGCTTCAGATGAAGAAATCTCTCAATCGCTTGATGAATTAGTGGCACAATATGGGCTTGAATCACAAGAAGAGTTCTTGACTGCTATGCATGAACAAGGTTTAGACGAAGAAGAAGTAAGGTCTGAGCTGGCAATGCAAGTAAAAATAGATAAACTGATTATTAGTGAATCTGGAGGCATTGAGCCTACTGAGGACGAGTTGAAAGAATACTATGATCAGATTTTAGCTCAAATTGGTCAAATGGGTGATGAAGACGCAGAAATTCCAACTTTTGATGAAATTAAATCCGATATTAAAGAGCAAGTAAAAACTCAAAAAGTATCTGAAGCAGCACAGGTAATCGTTGGAAAACTTCGTGAAGAATCAGAGGTTACTGTTCATTTATAA